A portion of the Limanda limanda chromosome 3, fLimLim1.1, whole genome shotgun sequence genome contains these proteins:
- the LOC132998438 gene encoding proteasome subunit alpha type-4: protein MSRRYDSRTTIFSPEGRLYQVEYAMEAIGHAGTCLGILANDGVLLAAERRNIHKLLDEVFFSEKIYKLNEDMACSVAGITSDANVLTNELRLIAQRYLLQYQEPIPSEQLVTALCDIKQAYTQFGGKRPFGVSLLYMGWDKHYGFQLYQSDPSGNYGGWKATCIGNNSAAAVSMLKQDFKEGEMTLSSALALAVKVLNKTMDVSKLSAEKVEIATLTREDGKTKIKVLKQKEVEVLIKRHEVEEAKVEKDKKDKEQREKDK, encoded by the exons ATG TCTCGCAGATATGATTCTCGGACAACTATATTTTCCCCTGAAG GGCGCCTGTATCAGGTGGAGTACGCCATGGAAGCCATCGGTCACGCCGGCACGTGTCTGGGGATCTTAGCAAACGACGGCGTGCTCTTAGCAGCAGAGAGACGCAACATCCACAAACTGCTGGACGAGGTTTTCTTCTCTGAGAAGATCTACAAGCTCAACGA agacatGGCGTGCAGCGTTGCTGGGATCACATCAGATGCCAACGTGCTGACGAATGAGCTGCGGCTAATTGCACAGAG ATATTTATTGCAGTACCAGGAGCCCATTCCCTCTGAGCAGCTGGTGACGGCTCTGTGTGACATCAAGCAAGCCTACACACAATTCGGAG GAAAGAGGCCGTTTGGTGTTTCTCTGCTCTACATGGGCTGGGACAAACACTACGGTTTCCAGCTGTACCAGAGTGACCCCAGCGGCAACTACGGAGGCTGGAAGGCCACGTGCATCGGCAACAACAGCGCT GCTGCCGTGTCCATGCTGAAGCAGGACttcaaagagggagagatgactCTGTCCTCTGCTTTGGCTCTGGCCGTCAAAGTCCTCAACAAAACGATGGACGTCAGCAAGCTGTCGGCAGAAAAAG TGGAGATCGCCACCCTGACGCGGGAAGACGGGAAAACCAAAATCAAGGTTCTGAAACAGAAAGAGGTCGAGGTGCTCATCAAGCGGCACGAGGTCGAAGAGGCCAAGGTTGAGAAGGACAAGAAGGAcaaggagcagagggagaaggaCAAATGA